From Thermoflavifilum aggregans, a single genomic window includes:
- a CDS encoding sugar-binding domain-containing protein, whose amino-acid sequence MHTKGNSIFRIFCLALVGLFFTHVVFSQQITAVSADQSRIRMLLDQGWKFHRGGAQGAQEPDFDDHSWRTVDLPHDWSIEDLPGRQSPFDSNAVSQVSGGFTTGGTGWYRKTFHLPQAAKGRQVWILFEGVYMNADVWINGHHLGNHPYGYTSFWYDLSPYVRWDESATSPAEGNVLAVEVKNEGWNSRWYSGSGIYRHVWLILVDSLHINLWGVRVTTEQVDSHQAKIQIQTQISNTGAQTARFQLVTHILNAAHQEITRTDTMYVLAPHQQAAVHQLLQISHPKLWSLDSPHLYSAIVEIYQRNQLTDQENIKFGIRTISFDPRQGFRLNGQPIKLRGGCVHHDNGPLGARAYDRAEERRVAILKANGFNAIRCAHNPPSPAFLNACDSLGMLVIDEAFDMWEDPKTPYDYHLYFDRWWKKDLQSMIDRDYNHPSVIIWSIGNEIPDMDSPRVAAIARKLADEVHRLDSTRPVTAAVNRVNEQKDPFFSALDICGYNYAFDHYDVDHQRHPDRLMMATESFPLMAFDFWNAAAKRPWVLGDFVWTAWDYIGEASIGWLEYPQTQQYYPWTLAYCGDMDICGWKRPQSYYRDVLWKKNQISLFVKPPHPSFPGHPKYSQMSHWGWEDVLADWTWKGYEGRMFEVHVYSSCDSVELLLNGRSLGKKKTDSSNRYIVVWQVPYAPGRLEAIGYADGRQVNKAVLQTAQEPARIRLTADRQIIRADGEDLCYVTVEIVDRSGILNPKASNEIHFQIEGPGEIIATGNADPMSTESYQRPQRKAWHGKCLVVIRSADKAGIITLTATADGLPAAKAEVRVE is encoded by the coding sequence ATGCACACAAAAGGTAACTCCATCTTCAGGATTTTCTGTCTGGCTCTTGTCGGCCTGTTTTTTACGCATGTTGTTTTCTCCCAGCAAATAACGGCTGTCTCTGCCGATCAGTCCCGCATCCGCATGCTGCTTGATCAGGGCTGGAAGTTTCACCGGGGTGGTGCACAGGGTGCGCAGGAGCCTGATTTTGATGATCATAGTTGGCGTACGGTCGATTTGCCGCACGACTGGAGCATAGAAGACCTGCCCGGGAGGCAGAGTCCTTTTGACTCGAATGCCGTTTCCCAGGTCAGTGGCGGATTTACCACAGGAGGCACCGGCTGGTACCGCAAAACTTTTCATTTACCGCAGGCTGCAAAGGGCAGGCAGGTGTGGATATTGTTTGAAGGTGTGTATATGAATGCAGATGTATGGATCAACGGCCATCATCTGGGCAATCATCCCTATGGTTATACGAGTTTCTGGTATGATCTGAGTCCCTACGTGCGATGGGACGAAAGCGCTACCTCGCCGGCAGAAGGGAATGTGCTGGCAGTAGAAGTGAAAAATGAAGGTTGGAACAGCAGATGGTATTCAGGCTCAGGTATATACCGGCATGTGTGGCTTATCCTTGTAGATTCTCTTCACATCAATCTGTGGGGCGTGCGGGTAACTACCGAACAGGTTGATTCGCATCAGGCAAAGATTCAGATTCAGACGCAAATCAGCAATACCGGCGCACAGACGGCCCGTTTTCAGCTGGTTACCCACATCCTGAATGCAGCCCATCAGGAAATCACACGAACAGATACAATGTATGTGTTGGCTCCTCATCAACAGGCAGCGGTTCACCAGCTGTTACAGATATCTCATCCCAAGCTCTGGTCATTGGATTCACCCCATCTTTATTCGGCGATTGTTGAAATCTATCAGCGCAACCAACTCACAGATCAAGAAAATATAAAGTTCGGCATCCGAACGATTTCGTTTGATCCCCGGCAGGGTTTCCGTTTAAATGGGCAGCCCATCAAGCTCAGGGGCGGGTGCGTGCATCATGACAACGGCCCGCTGGGCGCGCGTGCTTATGACCGGGCAGAAGAAAGAAGGGTGGCCATTTTAAAAGCCAATGGATTCAATGCCATCCGCTGTGCACACAATCCTCCTTCACCGGCGTTTCTGAATGCCTGCGACAGCCTGGGCATGCTGGTCATCGATGAAGCCTTCGATATGTGGGAAGATCCCAAAACGCCTTATGATTATCATCTGTATTTCGATCGCTGGTGGAAAAAAGATCTGCAAAGCATGATCGATCGTGATTATAACCATCCCTCCGTCATTATCTGGAGCATTGGCAATGAAATTCCCGATATGGACAGCCCGCGGGTGGCAGCCATAGCTAGGAAGCTAGCAGATGAAGTGCACCGGCTCGATTCCACCCGGCCGGTAACAGCTGCTGTAAACAGGGTAAATGAACAGAAAGATCCTTTTTTCTCGGCCCTGGATATTTGCGGATATAATTATGCCTTTGATCACTATGATGTGGATCATCAACGGCATCCTGATCGCCTCATGATGGCAACCGAATCATTTCCCTTGATGGCATTCGATTTCTGGAATGCTGCAGCAAAACGACCCTGGGTATTGGGTGATTTTGTGTGGACCGCATGGGATTATATCGGCGAAGCCAGTATTGGCTGGCTGGAATATCCGCAAACCCAGCAATATTATCCCTGGACATTGGCTTATTGTGGTGATATGGATATCTGTGGCTGGAAGCGTCCCCAGTCGTATTACCGGGATGTGTTATGGAAGAAAAATCAGATCAGCCTGTTTGTAAAGCCGCCCCATCCTTCATTTCCGGGGCATCCTAAATATAGCCAAATGAGTCACTGGGGCTGGGAAGATGTCCTGGCCGACTGGACATGGAAAGGATATGAAGGCAGGATGTTTGAAGTCCATGTGTATTCCTCCTGTGATTCGGTGGAACTGCTGTTGAATGGTCGATCGTTGGGCAAAAAGAAAACAGACAGCAGCAACCGATATATTGTCGTTTGGCAGGTGCCTTATGCTCCGGGCCGGTTAGAAGCCATTGGATATGCTGATGGCAGACAGGTAAACAAGGCTGTGTTACAGACGGCACAGGAGCCCGCCCGGATCCGGCTTACAGCCGATCGACAAATCATTCGGGCCGATGGCGAAGATTTATGTTATGTGACGGTGGAAATCGTTGACCGGAGCGGCATTCTCAATCCCAAAGCCAGCAATGAAATACATTTTCAGATAGAAGGCCCTGGAGAAATCATTGCGACAGGCAATGCGGATCCGATGAGCACTGAAAGCTATCAGCGTCCTCAGCGAAAAGCCTGGCACGGCAAATGTCTGGTGGTGATTCGATCAGCAGATAAGGCGGGAATCATAACGTTAACAGCTACTGCGGATGGATTACCAGCAGCGAAGGCAGAGGTGAGGGTGGAGTAG
- a CDS encoding fumarylacetoacetate hydrolase family protein, producing the protein MKIICVGRNYAEHAQELKHEVPKEPIIFLKPKTALLQNNQPFYYPEFTEELHYECELVLRVSKNGKHIQEKFANRYYDRITVGIDFTARDLQRKLMEKGLPWEISKAFDNSTVVGDFIPITPQMDLQNLSFRLLKNEQVVQEGNTRDMLFSFDKIISYASRYFTLNIGDLIFTGTPAGVGPVEVGDYLEAYLGDQNLLSFQVL; encoded by the coding sequence ATGAAGATCATCTGCGTAGGGCGTAATTACGCTGAGCATGCCCAGGAACTGAAACATGAAGTGCCCAAAGAACCCATCATCTTTTTGAAACCCAAAACAGCCTTGCTCCAGAACAACCAACCTTTTTACTATCCCGAATTCACGGAAGAACTGCATTATGAATGCGAGCTGGTGCTGCGGGTTTCAAAAAACGGCAAGCACATCCAGGAAAAATTCGCCAACCGCTATTATGACCGCATTACAGTAGGCATTGACTTCACGGCACGCGACCTGCAACGCAAACTCATGGAAAAAGGTCTTCCCTGGGAGATTTCAAAGGCATTTGATAACTCCACAGTAGTGGGCGATTTTATTCCGATCACGCCGCAAATGGATCTGCAGAATCTGAGTTTTCGTTTGCTGAAAAATGAACAGGTGGTGCAGGAAGGGAATACCCGCGATATGCTGTTCAGCTTTGATAAAATCATCAGTTATGCATCGCGGTATTTTACGCTAAACATCGGCGACCTGATCTTTACCGGCACGCCTGCAGGCGTAGGCCCCGTGGAAGTGGGCGATTATCTGGAAGCCTATCTGGGCGATCAGAATCTGCTCTCTTTTCAGGTATTGTGA